One window of the Salvia splendens isolate huo1 chromosome 1, SspV2, whole genome shotgun sequence genome contains the following:
- the LOC121798420 gene encoding uncharacterized protein LOC121798420 isoform X1 translates to MRLAAIVSRVVRNGIGSVLAVKPLHPPPPKVVAPPLRQFSATSTPNPVAVEMIKYATSLARDKKTEESYAQGLLVLEQCESTLPDENSKGLVELARSTLMFERGFHETAIEGLGKLQDLSLSSLDIKVAASEALVGIYLQIYREDAASAVADLALQILGSIRHGLGDGGGFEVLEARIKALKGLIELICGDTESAQSVFEGIPGEGLLSANAALSYGEFLHGTLKFSTAKELYQRVIQAMSDIKDFGDPNNLGACNMTPREVAIAAGCSLGQLEAHVGNFSDAEEILTTAMNQVEEHFGPQHPKIGVVLTCIALMYRLKAMAERSSFLLIQEGLFRRAIELLKAPSLEGHGVDGNISMNDIIALARGGYAETLLVQQSRKAEGERLKHWAETAWGNRWMSLGEALELSESSPKKDPNMNQEKQSGPKSSDLPQKKQRTR, encoded by the exons ATGAGGCTCGCAGCTATAGTTTCGAGGGTCGTCAGAAATGGAATAGGGTCCGTTTTAGCGGTTAAACCACTGCATCCGCCACCTCCAAAAGTGGTGGCACCGCCGCTCAGACAATTTTCAGCCACTAGCACGCCCAACCCAGTTGCAGTTGAAATGATCAAATACGCCACCTCTCTTGCCCGCGATAAGAAAACAG AAGAATCTTACGCGCAAGGATTGTTGGTGTTGGAACAGTGCGAATCAACTCTACCAGATGAGAATTCCAAGGGTTTGGTCGAGCTTGCTCGCTCTACCTTAATGTTTGAGAG AGGGTTCCATGAGACAGCAATTGAGGGATTGGGAAAGCTTCAAGATTTAAGCTTGTCTTCTCTTGATATCAAAG TTGCTGCTTCTGAAGCTCTGGTGGGAATTTATCTACAAATATATCGA GAGGATGCAGCATCAGCTGTTGCAGATTTGGCATTGCAAATCCTAGGATCAATTAGACATGGATTAGGTGATGGGGGTGGCTTTGAGGTTCTAGAAGCCCGAATCAAAGCTCTGAAAGGTCTGATCGAGCTCATATGCGGTGACACTGAATCTG CACAGTCAGTCTTTGAGGGAATACCGGGAGAGGGATTATTGAGTG CCAATGCTGCCCTGTCTTATGGCGAGTTCCTTCATGGAACGCTGAAATTTTCCACTGCAAAGGAGTTGTACCAGAGAGTAATTCAGGCAATGTCCGACATCAAGGATTTTGGTGATCCTAACAACCTTGGAGCTTGTAACATGACACCACGGGAAGTTGCAATTGCTGCTGGTTGTTCTTTAGGGCAGCTCGAGGCCCATGTGGG GAATTTTAGTGATGCAGAGGAGATACTGACCACTGCAATGAATCAAGTGGAAGAGCACTTTG GCCCTCAACATCCCAAAATTGGTGTCGTTCTGACCTGCATTGCTCTCATGTATCGGCTAAAAGCCATGGCGGAGCGCTCGAGCTTCCTTCTAATTCAGGAG GGTCTTTTCAGAAGAGCAATCGAGCTGCTTAAAGCTCCATCTTTAGAGGGTCATG GTGTCGATGGAAACATTAGCATGAACGATATAATCGCACTAGCAAGAG GTGGGTATGCAGAAACGCTTCTTGTGCAACAGTCGAGAAAAGCAGAAGGGGAGAGATTGAAACATTGGGCAGAAACTGCTTGGGGAAACCGGTGGATGTCACTGGGCGAAGCATTGGAGCTGTCGGAATCTTCGCCTAAG AAGGATCCGAATATGAACCAGGAAAAACAGAGTGGCCCGAAGTCGTCGGACTTGCCTCAGAAGAAGCAGAGAACAAGATAA
- the LOC121798420 gene encoding uncharacterized protein LOC121798420 isoform X3, giving the protein MRLAAIVSRVVRNGIGSVLAVKPLHPPPPKVVAPPLRQFSATSTPNPVAVEMIKYATSLARDKKTEESYAQGLLVLEQCESTLPDENSKGLVELARSTLMFERGFHETAIEGLGKLQDLSLSSLDIKVAASEALVGIYLQIYREDAASAVADLALQILGSIRHGLGDGGGFEVLEARIKALKGLIELICGDTESAQSVFEGIPGEGLLSANAALSYGEFLHGTLKFSTAKELYQRVIQAMSDIKDFGDPNNLGACNMTPREVAIAAGCSLGQLEAHVGNFSDAEEILTTAMNQVEEHFGPQHPKIGVVLTCIALMYRLKAMAERSSFLLIQEGLFRRAIELLKAPSLEGHGVDGNISMNDIIALARGGYAETLLVQQSRKAEGERLKHWAETAWGNRWMSLGEALELSESSPKEKQSGPKSSDLPQKKQRTR; this is encoded by the exons ATGAGGCTCGCAGCTATAGTTTCGAGGGTCGTCAGAAATGGAATAGGGTCCGTTTTAGCGGTTAAACCACTGCATCCGCCACCTCCAAAAGTGGTGGCACCGCCGCTCAGACAATTTTCAGCCACTAGCACGCCCAACCCAGTTGCAGTTGAAATGATCAAATACGCCACCTCTCTTGCCCGCGATAAGAAAACAG AAGAATCTTACGCGCAAGGATTGTTGGTGTTGGAACAGTGCGAATCAACTCTACCAGATGAGAATTCCAAGGGTTTGGTCGAGCTTGCTCGCTCTACCTTAATGTTTGAGAG AGGGTTCCATGAGACAGCAATTGAGGGATTGGGAAAGCTTCAAGATTTAAGCTTGTCTTCTCTTGATATCAAAG TTGCTGCTTCTGAAGCTCTGGTGGGAATTTATCTACAAATATATCGA GAGGATGCAGCATCAGCTGTTGCAGATTTGGCATTGCAAATCCTAGGATCAATTAGACATGGATTAGGTGATGGGGGTGGCTTTGAGGTTCTAGAAGCCCGAATCAAAGCTCTGAAAGGTCTGATCGAGCTCATATGCGGTGACACTGAATCTG CACAGTCAGTCTTTGAGGGAATACCGGGAGAGGGATTATTGAGTG CCAATGCTGCCCTGTCTTATGGCGAGTTCCTTCATGGAACGCTGAAATTTTCCACTGCAAAGGAGTTGTACCAGAGAGTAATTCAGGCAATGTCCGACATCAAGGATTTTGGTGATCCTAACAACCTTGGAGCTTGTAACATGACACCACGGGAAGTTGCAATTGCTGCTGGTTGTTCTTTAGGGCAGCTCGAGGCCCATGTGGG GAATTTTAGTGATGCAGAGGAGATACTGACCACTGCAATGAATCAAGTGGAAGAGCACTTTG GCCCTCAACATCCCAAAATTGGTGTCGTTCTGACCTGCATTGCTCTCATGTATCGGCTAAAAGCCATGGCGGAGCGCTCGAGCTTCCTTCTAATTCAGGAG GGTCTTTTCAGAAGAGCAATCGAGCTGCTTAAAGCTCCATCTTTAGAGGGTCATG GTGTCGATGGAAACATTAGCATGAACGATATAATCGCACTAGCAAGAG GTGGGTATGCAGAAACGCTTCTTGTGCAACAGTCGAGAAAAGCAGAAGGGGAGAGATTGAAACATTGGGCAGAAACTGCTTGGGGAAACCGGTGGATGTCACTGGGCGAAGCATTGGAGCTGTCGGAATCTTCGCCTAAG GAAAAACAGAGTGGCCCGAAGTCGTCGGACTTGCCTCAGAAGAAGCAGAGAACAAGATAA
- the LOC121798420 gene encoding uncharacterized protein LOC121798420 isoform X2, which produces MRLAAIVSRVVRNGIGSVLAVKPLHPPPPKVVAPPLRQFSATSTPNPVAVEMIKYATSLARDKKTEESYAQGLLVLEQCESTLPDENSKGLVELARSTLMFERGFHETAIEGLGKLQDLSLSSLDIKVAASEALVGIYLQIYREDAASAVADLALQILGSIRHGLGDGGGFEVLEARIKALKGLIELICGDTESAQSVFEGIPGEGLLSANAALSYGEFLHGTLKFSTAKELYQRVIQAMSDIKDFGDPNNLGACNMTPREVAIAAGCSLGQLEAHVGNFSDAEEILTTAMNQVEEHFGPQHPKIGVVLTCIALMYRLKAMAERSSFLLIQEGLFRRAIELLKAPSLEGHGVDGNISMNDIIALARGGYAETLLVQQSRKAEGERLKHWAETAWGNRWMSLGEALELSESSPKDPNMNQEKQSGPKSSDLPQKKQRTR; this is translated from the exons ATGAGGCTCGCAGCTATAGTTTCGAGGGTCGTCAGAAATGGAATAGGGTCCGTTTTAGCGGTTAAACCACTGCATCCGCCACCTCCAAAAGTGGTGGCACCGCCGCTCAGACAATTTTCAGCCACTAGCACGCCCAACCCAGTTGCAGTTGAAATGATCAAATACGCCACCTCTCTTGCCCGCGATAAGAAAACAG AAGAATCTTACGCGCAAGGATTGTTGGTGTTGGAACAGTGCGAATCAACTCTACCAGATGAGAATTCCAAGGGTTTGGTCGAGCTTGCTCGCTCTACCTTAATGTTTGAGAG AGGGTTCCATGAGACAGCAATTGAGGGATTGGGAAAGCTTCAAGATTTAAGCTTGTCTTCTCTTGATATCAAAG TTGCTGCTTCTGAAGCTCTGGTGGGAATTTATCTACAAATATATCGA GAGGATGCAGCATCAGCTGTTGCAGATTTGGCATTGCAAATCCTAGGATCAATTAGACATGGATTAGGTGATGGGGGTGGCTTTGAGGTTCTAGAAGCCCGAATCAAAGCTCTGAAAGGTCTGATCGAGCTCATATGCGGTGACACTGAATCTG CACAGTCAGTCTTTGAGGGAATACCGGGAGAGGGATTATTGAGTG CCAATGCTGCCCTGTCTTATGGCGAGTTCCTTCATGGAACGCTGAAATTTTCCACTGCAAAGGAGTTGTACCAGAGAGTAATTCAGGCAATGTCCGACATCAAGGATTTTGGTGATCCTAACAACCTTGGAGCTTGTAACATGACACCACGGGAAGTTGCAATTGCTGCTGGTTGTTCTTTAGGGCAGCTCGAGGCCCATGTGGG GAATTTTAGTGATGCAGAGGAGATACTGACCACTGCAATGAATCAAGTGGAAGAGCACTTTG GCCCTCAACATCCCAAAATTGGTGTCGTTCTGACCTGCATTGCTCTCATGTATCGGCTAAAAGCCATGGCGGAGCGCTCGAGCTTCCTTCTAATTCAGGAG GGTCTTTTCAGAAGAGCAATCGAGCTGCTTAAAGCTCCATCTTTAGAGGGTCATG GTGTCGATGGAAACATTAGCATGAACGATATAATCGCACTAGCAAGAG GTGGGTATGCAGAAACGCTTCTTGTGCAACAGTCGAGAAAAGCAGAAGGGGAGAGATTGAAACATTGGGCAGAAACTGCTTGGGGAAACCGGTGGATGTCACTGGGCGAAGCATTGGAGCTGTCGGAATCTTCGCCTAAG GATCCGAATATGAACCAGGAAAAACAGAGTGGCCCGAAGTCGTCGGACTTGCCTCAGAAGAAGCAGAGAACAAGATAA
- the LOC121803754 gene encoding thaumatin-like protein, with product MLPSFQYAFFILITILLSLTRTNGSGYQLIVVNNCNESIWPAIQGGAGQRTLNDGGFLLSSGGEVAIDVPEKWSGRLWGRQLCNFDSNGKGSCATGGCAGQLHCQGLGGSPPATVVEMTLGSSTSPLHFYDVSLVDGFNLPVSMKPVGGGVGCGVASCEVDLNVCCPSALEVRVGGQVVGCKSACLAMQSPKYCCTGQYADPKTCKPTVFANLFKAICPKAYSYAFDDSSSLNKCIAKRYVITFCPPQ from the exons ATGCTGCCTAGTTTCCAATATGCGTTCTTCATTCTTATCACCATACTCCTCTCTCTCACTAGAACAA ATGGCAGTGGTTATCAGCTGATCGTCGTAAACAACTGCAACGAGAGCATATGGCCCGCAATCCAGGGCGGTGCAGGGCAGCGGACCCTCAACGACGGTGGCTTCCTCCTCAGCAGCGGGGGGGAGGTGGCCATCGACGTCCCTGAGAAGTGGTCGGGTCGGCTATGGGGAAGGCAGCTCTGCAATTTCGACTCCAATGGGAAGGGCTCGTGCGCCACGGGCGGGTGTGCCGGGCAACTCCACTGCCAAGGGCTTGGCGGATCACCCCCGGCCACAGTGGTGGAGATGACATTAGGCTCGTCCACCTCGCCACTCCACTTCTACGACGTGAGCCTGGTGGACGGCTTCAACCTGCCAGTCTCGATGAAGCCCGTCGGGGGCGGGGTGGGGTGTGGAGTTGCGTCGTGCGAGGTCGATCTGAACGTGTGCTGCCCCTCGGCGTTGGAGGTTAGAGTGGGAGGGCAGGTGGTGGGGTGCAAGAGTGCTTGCTTAGCAATGCAATCACCAAAATACTGCTGCACAGGGCAGTATGCAGATCCCAAAACTTGCAAACCTACAGTTTTTGCAAATTTGTTCAAGGCCATTTGTCCCAAGGCGTATAGCTATGCCTTTGATGATTCTTCAAGCCTTAACAAATGCATAGCAAAGAGATATGTTATCACTTTCTGCCCTCCGCAATGA